The DNA sequence CAAGCATTTTTGCTGAGATTGTCCGATCGCGTAAGAGCTCCAACCGAGTCGAGGAGGATGTTCTGCAGAACCTGATGGACTCCAAATACAGGGATGGTCGCCCCACGACTGAAGCTGAGGTTACTGGGCTCATAATGGCCATCCTCTTTGCTGGGAAGCACACAAGCACGACCACCAGCACGTGGACTGGAGCTCGCCTTCTAAGTCACACAGAGTGCTTGGAGGCTGCCCTTGAGGAGCAGcagcaaatcatcaagaaacaTGGGGACAACATAGACTATGATACCCTTCTGGAGATGAGCTTCCTACACTGCTGCATCAAGGAGGCGATGCGGATGCATCCTCCAGCACCAATATTTCTTCGCAAGGTGCACAAGAACTTCACCGTGCAGACCAGAGAAGGCTACGAGTATGAAGTTCCGAGAGGGCATACCATAGCAAGCCCTCTCGTGATAAACCATAACATTCCTCACATTTACAAGGACCCTGATGTGTATAACCCACACCGGTTTagtcatggaagggaggaagataGAGTTGGTGGCAAGTTCACTTACAACGCGTTTGGTGGTGGAAGACATGCTTGCCCTGGTGAAGCTTATGCTTATATGCAAGTGAAGGTGATATGGAGCCATTTGCTAaggaactttgagctcaagttgGTGTCATCATTACCCAAGACTGATTGGCTAAAGGTTGCCCCAGAACCTAGAGGGAAAGTGGAGGTGAGTTACAAAAGACGGATGCTACCTAGGAGCATGTTGAAAAACTGATGATTACTTGTGTTTGAACTCTATTATATGTGCTTCTTTGTGTAATAAACATGTTGTATGCCCACACGTGTCATATAATGAGGAAAGAATCGCCAAAGTCTCATACAACTATACAATGAAAATGGAAACGGTGTTCGTGTTTTTGTGTCATATGAAGATTTCACTAAACTCTTACTAGAATTTTTTGAGACCTGGCTGCTTGTTATAATAATTAAGAATGAGACCATTTCTTGGTTTCCAAATACCCCATCTCATAATAAGTTCGTCGTCGCTACCACAAAAAAGGATTTTGGGAGATAGGATTGGTGACTAAGAGAGGTGGGGCACAAATTAGCGCCGTTGGAGTGGGACACCCAAGAGAAAGGCACATCTCTGGTATTGTTCCATTAACAACAACGAACAACTTTCACTAATCTACGACTCATGTCTatgaacagctttcactggatacgcATGGCCATCGATCTTGATGAAAGTAAGGTTgtaatctatgactcaatgTGGAAACCGCAAGAAGATTTCCAAGATATGATAGACATCATCCATAGGTATATTCGATCCACTGCATAGTAGACTAAGAAGCTTGTAT is a window from the Sorghum bicolor cultivar BTx623 chromosome 5, Sorghum_bicolor_NCBIv3, whole genome shotgun sequence genome containing:
- the LOC8062647 gene encoding obtusifoliol 14-alpha demethylase, whose amino-acid sequence is MYNSMDMINTSAVLSSIALVFIAAVITKVAWGRITARPASRNTTPHPPAISGSSIIPLLHTLLTKGLRAMLQEQYTKFGSVFTISFFGMKTTFLVGPEVSAHFYQGPESEISHGNILEFTVPMFGKDVAYGVDIVIRTEQNRFYVDALKPAKLRCHVAPMLQEVEKYFAKWGQQGLVDLKQELEQLFMLISARCLLGKEVREKMFDEILSAFHELTENSLQLTSLLFPYAPTPMTRRRDRARARLSSIFAEIVRSRKSSNRVEEDVLQNLMDSKYRDGRPTTEAEVTGLIMAILFAGKHTSTTTSTWTGARLLSHTECLEAALEEQQQIIKKHGDNIDYDTLLEMSFLHCCIKEAMRMHPPAPIFLRKVHKNFTVQTREGYEYEVPRGHTIASPLVINHNIPHIYKDPDVYNPHRFSHGREEDRVGGKFTYNAFGGGRHACPGEAYAYMQVKVIWSHLLRNFELKLVSSLPKTDWLKVAPEPRGKVEVSYKRRMLPRSMLKN